A genomic segment from Halogeometricum sp. S3BR5-2 encodes:
- a CDS encoding pyridoxal-phosphate-dependent aminotransferase family protein: protein MTEDEEEFLLLNPGPVPVTDEVSAAMDEPMVSHRSADFEAVYERAQDGLDYVFTESTLDGSSTAPDSGGTSLVLNGTATMGMESAVANLAGEGDEVVSLVNGKFGRRFARIADRHAGEATRVEAEWGTSLSVDDVREAVTDDTAVVTMVHNETSTGILNPVAEVGEIAAEHDATFVVDGVTSIGGDEFRLEEWNVDIAVTDSQKALAAPPGVSAMWVSSDVEERLDGESAPFYEDLEWHLRKAESHQTPFTSAVPLFRALAVAVEDIVEETMPTRIRRHRRQAAAFREGFAAMGLDLFAELEEESDYSNTVTAVSLPETVYGDDADAFFDGVAERNVSISGGQAHLGGEIFRVSNMGGLPDDAILRGVRTVGEAMDDAGVDVDVEAGLDAARAELDAVESESAPADD, encoded by the coding sequence ATGACAGAGGACGAAGAGGAGTTTCTCCTCCTCAACCCCGGCCCGGTGCCGGTGACCGACGAGGTGTCGGCGGCGATGGACGAACCCATGGTCTCGCACCGGTCCGCCGACTTCGAGGCGGTGTACGAACGGGCGCAGGACGGGTTGGACTACGTGTTCACCGAGTCGACGCTCGACGGGTCGTCCACCGCCCCCGACTCGGGGGGCACGTCGCTCGTCCTGAACGGGACGGCGACGATGGGCATGGAGTCGGCCGTCGCCAACCTCGCAGGCGAGGGCGACGAAGTCGTCTCGCTCGTCAACGGCAAGTTCGGGCGCCGCTTCGCACGCATCGCCGACCGCCACGCCGGCGAGGCGACGCGCGTCGAGGCCGAGTGGGGTACCTCCCTCTCCGTCGACGACGTGCGCGAGGCCGTCACCGACGACACCGCTGTGGTGACGATGGTCCACAACGAGACCAGCACGGGCATCCTGAACCCCGTCGCCGAGGTGGGCGAGATTGCCGCCGAACACGACGCCACGTTCGTCGTCGACGGCGTCACCTCCATCGGCGGCGACGAGTTCCGCCTCGAGGAGTGGAACGTCGACATCGCCGTCACCGACTCGCAGAAGGCGCTGGCCGCGCCGCCGGGGGTCAGCGCGATGTGGGTGTCCAGCGACGTAGAGGAGCGACTGGACGGCGAGTCCGCGCCGTTCTACGAGGACTTGGAGTGGCACCTCCGCAAGGCGGAGAGCCACCAGACGCCCTTCACCAGCGCCGTCCCCCTGTTCCGGGCGCTGGCCGTCGCCGTCGAGGACATCGTCGAGGAGACGATGCCGACGCGCATCCGCCGGCACCGCCGGCAGGCGGCGGCGTTCCGCGAGGGGTTCGCCGCGATGGGGCTGGACCTGTTCGCCGAGTTGGAGGAGGAGAGCGACTACTCGAACACCGTCACGGCCGTCTCCCTGCCCGAGACGGTGTACGGCGACGACGCAGACGCCTTCTTCGACGGCGTCGCGGAGCGGAACGTCAGCATCTCCGGCGGGCAGGCCCACCTCGGCGGAGAGATATTCCGCGTCAGCAACATGGGCGGCCTCCCCGACGACGCCATCCTCCGCGGCGTCCGCACCGTCGGCGAGGCGATGGACGACGCCGGCGTCGACGTGGACGTCGAGGCGGGTCTGGACGCCGCGCGCGCGGAACTCGACGCGGTAGAGTCGGAATCCGCGCCGGCGGACGACTGA
- a CDS encoding cation:proton antiporter regulatory subunit, producing the protein MKVFETRIPGVGLRYTLRFPSGGEFAVLIHDDGTRQTYWRGDSDADGEELFEATESQARKIAEIFDGTYFHAGEELEETLRDARIRWIEVTDGSPVANRSLRQAALRSRTGVSVLAIQRGSSTLSNPDPDTEIRPGDTLVVVGDDEAQDALSEHLSS; encoded by the coding sequence ATGAAGGTGTTCGAAACGCGGATTCCCGGCGTCGGTCTGCGGTACACGCTCCGGTTCCCTTCGGGCGGGGAGTTCGCCGTCCTGATACACGACGACGGAACCCGGCAGACCTACTGGCGGGGCGACTCGGACGCGGACGGCGAGGAGTTGTTCGAGGCCACCGAATCGCAGGCGCGGAAGATCGCCGAAATATTCGACGGGACGTACTTCCACGCCGGAGAGGAGCTAGAGGAGACGCTGCGAGACGCCCGGATCAGATGGATCGAAGTGACGGACGGTTCGCCGGTTGCGAACCGGTCGCTCCGGCAGGCGGCGCTCCGGAGTCGAACCGGCGTCTCCGTGCTCGCCATTCAGCGCGGGTCGTCGACGCTCTCGAACCCGGACCCGGACACGGAGATTCGTCCGGGCGACACGCTCGTCGTCGTGGGTGACGACGAGGCGCAGGACGCACTCTCGGAGCACCTCTCCTCGTGA
- a CDS encoding cation:proton antiporter, which produces MVELNLLLTVGLLLSLLAAAGAVALRVDQSVIPAYILLGVLVGPYAPTVGGASLTLVEDPNVVRLLGDLGVVLLLFFVGLELSLDQLLTNRTKFLRAGAVDVGVSVPLGFGLGLAFGFSLLEAGFFALVVFNSSTVIIAKSLIDLGWIADSEGRAVLGIVVIEDVITAVTFAVLSVFLLGGTDASAVLSSVGRSLAFLLCLLLLAYYGAGALDRLFDTESPELFVVGVLGAGAVVAGAGIAVGVSEAVAAFLVGTAFGRTRHTRRIERLLAPSRDAFAAVFFVAVGLGTDPALLSATGGLVVVAAVLTTAGQLFSGFLAGRSYGLDRRRAVRVGCALAPRGEFSLVIAAFLAAAGTTPALRETIPAFTVGYVLVTSVLGTLLVRNSRPFEDALTRRTSSE; this is translated from the coding sequence GTGGTCGAACTCAACCTCCTCCTCACGGTCGGACTGCTGCTCTCGCTGCTCGCCGCGGCGGGCGCGGTCGCGCTCAGGGTCGACCAGTCGGTCATTCCGGCGTACATCCTCCTCGGCGTCCTCGTCGGCCCGTACGCCCCGACGGTCGGCGGCGCCTCCCTGACGCTTGTGGAAGACCCGAACGTCGTCAGACTGCTCGGCGACCTCGGCGTCGTCCTCCTCCTGTTCTTCGTGGGCCTCGAACTGAGTTTGGACCAGTTGCTGACGAACCGGACTAAGTTTCTTCGCGCCGGCGCCGTCGACGTCGGCGTCAGCGTCCCTCTCGGATTCGGACTCGGGCTCGCGTTCGGGTTCTCCCTCCTCGAGGCCGGCTTCTTCGCCCTCGTCGTCTTCAACTCCTCGACGGTCATCATCGCCAAGTCGCTCATCGACCTCGGCTGGATCGCCGACTCGGAGGGACGGGCGGTGCTGGGCATCGTCGTCATCGAGGACGTCATCACGGCGGTGACGTTCGCCGTCCTCTCGGTGTTTCTGCTCGGCGGAACCGACGCCTCGGCGGTCCTGTCCTCCGTCGGGCGGTCGCTCGCGTTCCTCCTCTGTCTCCTCCTCCTTGCTTACTACGGGGCCGGCGCGCTCGACCGACTGTTCGACACCGAGTCCCCGGAACTGTTCGTCGTCGGCGTCCTCGGCGCGGGGGCGGTCGTCGCGGGCGCCGGCATCGCCGTCGGCGTGAGCGAAGCCGTCGCGGCGTTCCTCGTCGGAACGGCGTTCGGTCGGACTCGACACACCAGGCGGATCGAGCGTCTCCTCGCGCCCAGTCGGGACGCGTTCGCGGCCGTCTTCTTCGTCGCCGTCGGCCTCGGGACTGACCCGGCGCTCCTCTCGGCCACTGGCGGTCTCGTCGTCGTCGCGGCGGTACTCACCACCGCGGGACAGCTTTTCAGCGGCTTCCTCGCCGGTCGGTCGTACGGGCTGGACCGTCGACGCGCGGTTCGCGTCGGCTGCGCGCTCGCCCCCCGCGGGGAGTTCTCGCTCGTCATCGCGGCGTTTCTGGCGGCGGCCGGAACGACGCCGGCGCTCCGCGAGACGATTCCGGCGTTCACCGTCGGTTACGTCCTCGTCACGAGCGTCCTCGGAACGCTCCTCGTACGGAACTCCCGACCGTTCGAGGACGCCCTGACGCGACGCACGTCGTCGGAGTGA
- a CDS encoding HEAT repeat domain-containing protein, with product MSNQTGAADARIEVGYDAAVYERFRGGESNPEAVVRVSADGRELTRGRDGLRRYCGRLLDAAESVLAGDAATVECYGGGGRYRLVPAGETLRIVPDAAVRTGTDGETAIEGAGAESADGGGDRDAGVAVDREGFLTEILRTAETFCDVAVGANPALAADVAPVRERVGAARVAAAGFGEWGLPVRLLDAVPETAYGGTVYAQTAVVAAGDARFGAFDGDTLADDTARDAPAAARIWLSDVETVDRGDGVGRHVEPNPDALVWHDHAFAGEVVSVGPVPASARTPADRAPERYALLHVGAGTVAFDPDEVAAGDGNGANGGSVAVGDFLRLRASRVHLSDIAVTDAPSLTDRSDASLRDSLSDPSRRAAAAAELARRGAEDAADALVDCLRTDPPVADRRALVRALDVLDDRAAVPGLVDRLADPDPDVRRAAAGALATIGDPESIDPLLAAVRSESDAATRRAVARAARDVDPTNALDYFAGLVRTDTDPEVRETVVRVLSGTRSVHAEALVVEALDDPDTAVACEAIDAVRWLTDERPVGGLLRRLMDDDPTVRAAAAGAFVELGARTPDYHGEGAFGPETRTRVVRSLLERLDDESAAVRATVIEALGSQAHPESVAPLCDAYDRDTECRPSVVDALGRIGDPRAIPTVVAALDDDRPGVRRRACRACARLGTAAGVSRLCRLAREDPRPAVRVEAVEALGRVGDDRDEVFDALEAILDVREAGVDARGAERDRSSAFGGAENADLRWEAVTALGRLDHPRSRFLLRWVAEEDPDDSVRDRARSRLE from the coding sequence ATGTCGAATCAGACGGGCGCGGCGGACGCCCGAATCGAGGTGGGGTACGACGCCGCGGTGTACGAACGGTTCCGGGGCGGGGAGTCGAACCCCGAGGCGGTCGTCCGGGTGTCGGCCGACGGTCGGGAACTGACGCGCGGGCGCGACGGACTGCGCCGATACTGCGGCCGACTACTCGACGCCGCTGAGTCGGTGCTCGCCGGCGACGCCGCGACCGTCGAGTGCTACGGCGGCGGCGGACGGTACCGCCTCGTCCCCGCGGGCGAGACGCTCCGAATCGTCCCGGACGCCGCGGTGCGGACGGGCACCGACGGAGAGACGGCAATCGAAGGCGCGGGGGCGGAGAGCGCGGACGGAGGCGGGGACCGGGACGCGGGCGTCGCCGTCGACCGCGAGGGGTTCCTGACCGAGATACTGCGGACGGCCGAGACGTTCTGCGACGTGGCCGTCGGGGCGAACCCCGCGCTGGCGGCGGACGTCGCGCCGGTCCGGGAACGCGTCGGCGCCGCCCGCGTCGCCGCCGCGGGGTTCGGGGAGTGGGGCCTGCCCGTCCGCCTGCTCGACGCCGTCCCGGAGACGGCGTACGGCGGGACGGTGTACGCACAGACGGCCGTCGTCGCCGCCGGCGACGCACGATTCGGCGCTTTCGACGGCGACACGCTGGCCGACGACACCGCGCGCGACGCACCGGCCGCCGCCCGAATCTGGCTCTCGGACGTCGAGACGGTCGACCGCGGCGACGGCGTCGGACGGCACGTCGAACCCAACCCGGACGCCCTCGTCTGGCACGACCACGCCTTCGCCGGCGAGGTGGTCTCGGTGGGTCCGGTGCCGGCGTCGGCCCGCACGCCCGCCGACCGCGCCCCCGAGCGGTACGCGCTGTTGCACGTCGGCGCGGGAACGGTGGCGTTCGACCCCGACGAGGTGGCGGCGGGCGACGGAAACGGTGCAAACGGCGGTTCGGTCGCGGTCGGCGACTTCCTGCGACTTCGGGCCTCGCGCGTCCACCTGAGCGACATCGCCGTCACCGACGCGCCGTCGCTGACCGACCGGTCGGACGCGTCGCTGCGCGACTCGCTGTCGGACCCCTCGCGCCGCGCCGCCGCCGCCGCCGAACTCGCCCGGCGCGGGGCCGAGGACGCCGCGGACGCCCTCGTCGACTGCCTCCGAACCGACCCGCCGGTGGCGGACCGCCGCGCCCTCGTCCGCGCGCTCGACGTGCTGGACGACCGCGCGGCCGTGCCGGGACTGGTCGACCGACTGGCCGACCCCGACCCGGACGTGCGCCGGGCCGCCGCGGGCGCCCTCGCCACCATCGGCGACCCCGAGTCGATAGACCCCCTGCTGGCCGCCGTGCGCTCGGAGTCCGACGCCGCCACGCGCCGCGCCGTCGCCCGCGCGGCCCGCGACGTCGATCCGACGAACGCCCTCGACTACTTCGCCGGCCTCGTCCGCACCGACACCGACCCCGAGGTGCGCGAGACGGTCGTCCGCGTGCTCAGCGGGACGCGCAGCGTCCACGCGGAGGCGCTGGTCGTGGAGGCGCTGGACGACCCGGACACCGCCGTCGCCTGCGAGGCCATCGACGCGGTCCGATGGCTCACCGACGAGCGACCCGTCGGCGGCCTCCTGCGCCGCCTCATGGACGACGACCCGACGGTCAGGGCCGCCGCCGCCGGCGCCTTCGTCGAACTCGGCGCGCGCACGCCCGACTACCACGGCGAGGGGGCGTTCGGCCCGGAGACACGGACGCGCGTGGTCCGCTCGCTGCTCGAACGGTTGGACGACGAGAGCGCCGCCGTCAGGGCGACGGTGATAGAGGCGCTCGGGTCGCAGGCGCACCCCGAGTCGGTCGCCCCCCTGTGCGACGCCTACGACCGGGATACGGAGTGCCGGCCGAGCGTCGTCGACGCCCTCGGCCGCATCGGCGACCCGCGGGCCATCCCTACCGTCGTCGCCGCGTTGGACGACGACCGGCCGGGCGTCCGGCGCCGCGCCTGCCGCGCCTGCGCCCGCCTCGGCACCGCCGCGGGCGTCTCCCGACTCTGCCGCCTCGCCCGCGAGGACCCCCGGCCGGCCGTCCGCGTCGAGGCCGTGGAGGCGCTGGGCCGCGTCGGCGACGACCGCGACGAGGTGTTCGACGCCTTAGAGGCCATCCTCGACGTCCGGGAGGCGGGCGTCGACGCCCGCGGGGCCGAGCGCGACCGCTCCTCGGCGTTCGGCGGCGCGGAGAACGCGGACCTCCGCTGGGAGGCGGTGACGGCCCTCGGCCGACTCGACCACCCGCGCTCGCGCTTTCTCCTCCGGTGGGTGGCCGAGGAGGACCCCGACGACTCGGTCAGAGACCGGGCGCGCAGTCGGTTGGAGTAG
- a CDS encoding O-acetylhomoserine aminocarboxypropyltransferase/cysteine synthase family protein, which yields MTHGFHTRSLHAGQEPDSATGSRAPPIYQTTSYLFEDADRAADLYSLDAEGDVYSRISNPTTRVLENRLAALESGVGAVATASGMAAFDAAASILASVGDNVVASADMYGGTSTYLTKMASRRGVETRVVDTLDYDAYEEAVDEDTAFVHVETIANPSLKTPDFERLADIAHEARAPLVVDNTFATPYLCRPIEHGADIVWESTTKWIHGSGTTVGGILVDGGTFPWARADYDELSGENPAFGVDFVERFGDRAFAMAARQRSLRTLGNQQSPFDAWQTIQGVETLPLRMEKHCANAREVAEFLRGHDDVAWVSYPGFEDHPTHGNASEYLEGGYGGMVTFGLADGYEAAKRTCENTDLASFLANIGDAKTLVIHPASTTHAQLSAEEQRAAGVGPDMLRLSVGIEDSADIVADLDESIRRAAEAVR from the coding sequence ATGACACACGGGTTCCACACCCGGAGCCTCCACGCCGGGCAGGAGCCGGATTCGGCCACCGGGTCGCGCGCGCCGCCCATCTACCAGACCACCTCGTACCTGTTCGAGGACGCCGACCGCGCCGCCGACCTCTACTCGCTGGACGCCGAGGGGGACGTCTACTCGCGCATCTCGAACCCGACGACGCGCGTGCTCGAAAACCGGCTGGCGGCGCTCGAATCGGGCGTCGGCGCCGTCGCCACCGCCTCCGGTATGGCCGCCTTCGACGCCGCCGCGAGCATCCTCGCCTCCGTCGGCGACAACGTCGTCGCCTCCGCGGACATGTACGGCGGCACCTCCACGTACCTCACGAAGATGGCCTCGCGCCGCGGCGTCGAGACGCGCGTCGTGGACACCCTCGACTACGACGCCTACGAGGAGGCCGTCGACGAGGACACGGCGTTCGTCCACGTCGAAACGATAGCCAACCCCTCGCTGAAGACGCCGGACTTCGAGCGTCTGGCCGACATCGCCCACGAGGCGCGCGCCCCGTTGGTCGTCGACAACACGTTCGCGACGCCCTACCTGTGCCGACCCATCGAACACGGCGCCGACATCGTCTGGGAGTCGACGACGAAGTGGATTCACGGGTCGGGGACGACCGTCGGCGGGATACTGGTCGACGGCGGGACGTTCCCGTGGGCGCGCGCCGACTACGATGAACTCTCCGGGGAGAACCCCGCGTTCGGCGTCGACTTCGTCGAGCGATTCGGCGACCGGGCGTTCGCGATGGCCGCGCGTCAGCGCTCGCTCCGCACCCTCGGAAACCAGCAGTCGCCGTTCGACGCGTGGCAGACGATTCAGGGCGTCGAGACCCTCCCGCTTCGGATGGAGAAACACTGCGCGAACGCCCGCGAAGTGGCGGAGTTCCTCCGCGGTCACGACGACGTGGCGTGGGTGTCCTATCCCGGATTCGAGGACCATCCGACGCACGGGAACGCGAGCGAATACCTAGAGGGAGGCTACGGCGGTATGGTCACCTTCGGCCTCGCGGACGGCTACGAGGCGGCCAAGCGCACCTGCGAGAACACCGACCTCGCCTCCTTCCTCGCCAACATCGGCGACGCGAAGACGCTCGTCATCCACCCCGCCTCGACGACGCACGCGCAGTTGAGCGCCGAGGAGCAACGGGCGGCGGGCGTCGGCCCCGACATGCTCCGCCTCTCCGTCGGCATCGAAGACTCGGCGGATATCGTCGCCGACTTGGACGAGTCGATTCGCCGGGCCGCGGAGGCGGTTCGGTAA
- the metX gene encoding homoserine O-acetyltransferase MetX — protein MQTDSGTVDVGAFDFECGADIPSLEVAYESYGEFDGDNAVLVCHALTGSQNVAGYGTNTAGQARAWWNDIVGAGKAIDTNDYYVVCANVPGSCYGTTGPASPGPDGEPYGTDFPPVTVGDWTRAQRLLLDELGVGRLHAVVGGSVGGMNALDWAQRYPDDVHHLAVVAAAGRLDPQCLALDAIARRAITTDPDWNGGDYYDSDPPTDGLALARQLGHVMYLSKASMERKFGRRAAGRDAQRESFPTDPAAAYFPYRDVESYLDYQAEKFVERFDANSYLYLTRAMDDYDLAEGYESDADALAAFEGETLLLSFTGDWHFTTEQSESLAESLRELDAPVAHHVVESDHGHDAFLVEPEKVGPPLRDFLDAGVEGRAIHDTEEEPESLPDDRDFAPVHSSLFSR, from the coding sequence ATGCAGACCGACAGCGGCACCGTCGACGTGGGCGCGTTCGACTTCGAGTGCGGGGCCGACATCCCCTCTCTGGAGGTCGCCTACGAGTCCTACGGCGAGTTCGACGGCGACAACGCCGTCCTCGTCTGCCACGCCCTCACCGGCAGCCAGAACGTCGCGGGCTACGGGACGAACACGGCCGGACAGGCCCGCGCGTGGTGGAACGACATCGTCGGCGCGGGCAAGGCCATCGACACGAACGACTACTACGTCGTCTGCGCGAACGTCCCCGGGTCCTGCTACGGGACGACCGGCCCCGCCTCTCCGGGTCCGGACGGCGAACCGTACGGCACGGACTTTCCGCCGGTCACCGTGGGCGACTGGACGCGCGCCCAGCGTCTCCTCCTCGACGAACTCGGCGTCGGCCGCCTGCACGCCGTCGTCGGCGGCAGCGTCGGCGGGATGAACGCTCTCGACTGGGCGCAGCGCTACCCCGACGACGTGCATCACCTCGCCGTCGTCGCCGCCGCCGGCCGCCTCGACCCGCAGTGTCTCGCCCTCGACGCCATCGCGCGGCGCGCCATCACCACCGACCCGGACTGGAACGGCGGCGACTACTACGATTCGGACCCGCCCACGGACGGCCTCGCCCTCGCCCGCCAACTCGGCCACGTGATGTACCTCTCGAAAGCGTCGATGGAGCGGAAGTTCGGCCGGCGCGCCGCCGGCCGCGACGCCCAACGGGAGTCGTTCCCGACGGACCCCGCGGCCGCGTACTTCCCCTACCGCGACGTGGAGTCCTACCTCGACTACCAGGCCGAGAAGTTCGTCGAGCGCTTCGACGCGAACTCCTATCTCTACCTCACGCGCGCGATGGACGACTACGACCTCGCGGAGGGGTACGAGAGCGACGCCGACGCCCTCGCTGCCTTCGAGGGCGAGACGCTGCTGCTCTCCTTCACGGGCGATTGGCACTTCACGACCGAGCAGTCCGAGTCGCTGGCCGAGTCGCTCCGCGAACTCGACGCCCCCGTCGCCCACCACGTCGTCGAGTCCGACCACGGCCACGACGCCTTCCTCGTCGAACCCGAGAAGGTCGGCCCGCCGCTCAGGGACTTCCTCGACGCGGGCGTCGAGGGCCGCGCGATTCACGACACCGAGGAGGAACCCGAGTCGCTGCCGGACGACCGGGACTTCGCGCCGGTGCACTCCTCGCTGTTCAGTCGGTGA
- a CDS encoding O-acetylhomoserine aminocarboxypropyltransferase/cysteine synthase family protein: MADDTDNADDGTDGNDANGTPGFSTRSLHAGQEPDAATGARAPPIYQTTSYVFDDAEDAAGQFALEKEGYIYSRLMNPTVAMLQERLASLEGGVGAAATASGMAAFDLATFLLAEAGDNIVSASSLYGGTYTYLTHTVERRGVTTKFVDTLDYDAYDEAIDDDTAFVHVETIGNPALVTPDFERLAEVAHDNGVPLFVDNTFATPYLCRPLEHGADLVWESTTKWIHGAGTTIGGVLVDGGSFPWTDHAEKYSEIAKPNPAYHGVDFSERFGDAAFTYAAIARGLRDLGNAQSPFDAWTTLEKIESLPLRMEKHCENAMAVAEFLEDHDAVSWVNYPGLESHETHEEASKYLEGGYGGMITFGLAEGYEAARGTVNGVELASLLANVGDAKTLVIHPASTTHQQLTEDEQAAAGVTPDMVRLSVGVEDAADIVADLEQAIEGTTN; this comes from the coding sequence ATGGCGGACGACACAGACAACGCGGACGACGGAACCGACGGGAACGACGCGAACGGAACGCCGGGGTTCAGCACGCGAAGCCTCCACGCCGGGCAGGAACCGGACGCTGCCACCGGGGCGCGCGCGCCGCCCATCTACCAGACCACCTCCTACGTCTTCGACGACGCCGAGGACGCCGCGGGTCAGTTCGCCCTGGAGAAGGAGGGGTACATCTACTCGCGGCTGATGAACCCGACGGTGGCGATGCTGCAGGAGCGACTCGCCTCCCTCGAAGGTGGCGTCGGCGCGGCGGCCACCGCCTCCGGGATGGCGGCGTTCGACCTCGCCACGTTCCTCCTCGCCGAGGCGGGCGACAACATCGTCTCCGCCTCGTCGCTGTACGGCGGGACGTACACCTACCTCACGCACACCGTCGAGCGGCGGGGCGTCACGACGAAGTTCGTCGACACGCTGGATTACGACGCCTACGACGAGGCCATCGACGACGACACCGCGTTCGTCCACGTCGAGACCATCGGCAACCCCGCCCTGGTAACGCCCGACTTCGAGCGTCTCGCGGAGGTGGCGCACGACAACGGCGTCCCCCTGTTCGTCGACAACACGTTCGCGACGCCCTACCTCTGCCGACCGCTCGAACACGGCGCCGACTTGGTGTGGGAGTCGACGACGAAGTGGATTCACGGCGCGGGCACGACCATCGGCGGCGTCCTCGTCGACGGCGGGTCGTTCCCGTGGACCGACCACGCCGAGAAGTACTCCGAGATAGCGAAACCGAACCCGGCGTACCACGGCGTCGACTTCTCCGAGCGGTTCGGCGATGCGGCGTTCACCTACGCGGCCATCGCCCGCGGCCTGCGCGATTTGGGTAACGCCCAGTCGCCGTTCGACGCGTGGACCACCCTGGAGAAGATAGAGTCGCTCCCGCTGCGGATGGAGAAACATTGCGAGAACGCGATGGCCGTCGCGGAGTTCCTGGAGGACCACGACGCCGTCTCGTGGGTGAACTACCCCGGCCTCGAATCCCACGAGACGCACGAGGAGGCCTCGAAGTACTTGGAGGGCGGCTACGGCGGGATGATAACGTTCGGCCTCGCGGAGGGCTACGAGGCTGCGAGGGGAACCGTGAACGGCGTCGAACTCGCCTCGCTGCTCGCCAACGTCGGCGACGCGAAGACGCTCGTCATCCACCCGGCGTCGACGACCCACCAGCAGCTCACGGAGGACGAACAGGCCGCCGCGGGCGTGACGCCCGACATGGTCCGCCTCTCCGTCGGCGTCGAGGACGCCGCGGACATCGTCGCGGACCTCGAACAGGCCATCGAGGGGACGACGAACTGA
- a CDS encoding inorganic phosphate transporter: MTEALLLVGIAVAFFVGFNIGGSNTGVAFGPAVGSRTVSKLGAGALMGVFALLGGWTVGRRVVTTLGSDLVVGDPFTVAASVVVLLFVGLALFVSNLFGVPASTSMTAVGAVAGYGLATDRLATGLALEIVSWWLVAPLAGFWISAVVGRYAYADIDARVAIDRSEGPLLALRRDGVLPVPTLGEGTTRRELSGSFLVVAIGCYMAFSAGASNVANAVAPLVGNGSLSMDAGILLAAVAIAVGALTIARRTLETMGNDLTELPLTAALVVATVSATLVTVLSWLGIPASFVVIATMSIVGLGWGRETVREREASVLASPSPTPDPTAPGPPDRLDAADPGLDADGRAALYRPATTARVVFLQNLVPAVATVGAYLVFSAVGPAVAL; the protein is encoded by the coding sequence GTGACCGAAGCACTCCTTCTCGTCGGTATCGCCGTCGCCTTCTTCGTCGGATTCAACATCGGCGGGTCGAACACCGGGGTCGCCTTCGGTCCCGCGGTGGGCAGCCGAACCGTCTCGAAACTCGGCGCGGGGGCGCTCATGGGCGTCTTCGCCCTCCTCGGCGGCTGGACCGTCGGCCGGCGCGTCGTCACGACGCTCGGCTCGGACCTCGTTGTCGGCGACCCGTTCACCGTGGCGGCGAGCGTCGTCGTCCTCCTGTTCGTCGGCCTCGCCCTGTTCGTCTCGAACCTGTTCGGCGTGCCCGCCTCCACCTCGATGACCGCCGTCGGTGCCGTCGCAGGCTACGGATTGGCGACCGACCGACTCGCGACCGGACTCGCCCTGGAAATCGTCTCGTGGTGGCTGGTCGCCCCGCTCGCGGGCTTTTGGATCAGCGCCGTCGTCGGGCGCTACGCCTACGCCGACATCGACGCGCGGGTCGCCATCGACCGCTCGGAGGGACCGCTCTTGGCGCTTCGTCGCGACGGCGTCCTGCCCGTCCCGACGCTCGGCGAAGGAACGACGCGCCGCGAACTCTCCGGCTCGTTCCTCGTCGTCGCCATCGGCTGTTACATGGCGTTCTCCGCGGGCGCGTCGAACGTCGCCAACGCCGTTGCGCCCCTCGTCGGCAACGGCTCGCTGTCGATGGACGCGGGCATCCTCCTCGCGGCCGTCGCCATCGCCGTCGGTGCGCTCACCATCGCCCGCCGGACGCTGGAGACGATGGGCAACGACCTCACCGAACTCCCCCTGACCGCCGCCCTGGTCGTCGCGACTGTCAGCGCGACGCTCGTCACCGTGCTGTCGTGGCTCGGCATCCCGGCCAGTTTCGTCGTCATCGCCACCATGTCCATCGTCGGCCTCGGGTGGGGGCGCGAGACGGTCCGCGAACGGGAAGCGTCGGTCCTCGCATCCCCCTCGCCCACCCCGGACCCGACCGCACCCGGACCCCCGGATCGCCTCGACGCCGCGGACCCGGGACTCGACGCGGACGGGCGGGCGGCCCTGTACCGGCCGGCGACGACGGCGCGAGTCGTGTTCCTGCAGAACCTCGTCCCCGCGGTGGCCACCGTCGGCGCGTACCTCGTCTTCTCGGCCGTCGGCCCCGCCGTCGCCCTCTGA